DNA sequence from the Prolixibacter sp. SD074 genome:
CTTATATATTCCTTTGGAAGGAGAAACATTAAACGAGGGAGTTTTCTCGTTATGGAAAGGGCACAAGCCAATAAAATTGGTCCCGCGCCGCTTAAGCGTCACAAAATCTCCCACGACATCAACAATTTCTGAACTGTCCAAAATGCGTTGTATGGTACCCTGATCAATCATGGGGCAAAAGTAATGAAAATTGATGGTTTGAACCCGTATCGGGTTGATTTGAAAATTATTCTATACAATTGTTAATTAACACATAATTGAAAAAATCTTTACCAAAGGTTGATATCAATCTGAAATTTTTAGGTTACTTTTGATTTATAGATTAGAAATAAGTTCAGTGAGTTAATAGAAAAATACCTTGCTTTGCTTGTCTCTCTTCTACCACGTTCATCACCCTTTTATTTATTTAATAATTTTTATTTATCATGAACATTTTTGTAGCAAAGCTTAGCTCCGAGACTACAAGCGAAGACCTTGAGAATCTTTTTGCACATTATGGCGAAGTTGCTTACGCCAAAGTTATCTTTGACCGGGAGACCGGGAACTCCAAAAGATATGGATTTGTTGAAATGCCTAACGACCCGGAGGCTTATGAAGCAATCAGTGAATTGAACGATTCAGAGCTTCAGGGTAGCACTATTATCGTTAAGAAATCAGCTCCCCGTGAAGGCGGACGTGAAGAGCGCCGTGATTTTCGTCGTGACGGAGGCAACCGTGGTGGCGGTAGTGGATATCGTCGTGAAGGAGGTAACCGACGCGAGGGTGGAAACAGAGATTTTAATCGGGATGGTGGAAACAGAGATTTCAACCGTCGCTCCGACAGAAGGTACTAAAAAAGGAAGCGGGCAATGCCCGCTTTTTTTATGGCTTTTCCCTAAACCTGACAATGCCGTCCCCGTCCACTTGTCGCTAAAATCTTCCTCTCCCACCAAAACCACTTTGTTCCTTTATCCGGTTCTGCCAATAGCAAGCGGAGGATCTTCTCCAGCCGATTTTCATATACCGCAATCCCTTTCTCTTCCAGGTAGTGAACCAATCCATCATTTGTCATCTGTATCCTGAAGAAACATTTATCCCTTATCTTTCGTTTCTTCTGTAAACACTTTCCCGGTTAACCGGAAAAGACTAAAAAATATAATGAGAAAGAAACTGGTGGTCGCCATTACCGGAGCAAGCGGCTCGATTTACGCAGCAACATTGCTGAAAAAACTGGAAAGCATCAAGGATCAAATTGAATCCTGCGGTGTTGTTATGTCCACGAACGCCCGCGATATCTGGTCGTATGAGCTGGGCAGTGAACCACCCGTTCTGGAATATCCCTTTCTGAAATATCAGAAAAATAACTTTTACGCACCCTTTGCCTCTGGTTCAGCGGGCTATGATGCCATGCTCATTGTACCGTGTTCGATGGGAACCCTGGGAAGAATCGCTGCGGGGGTTTCTGATGACCTGGTCACACGAGCTGCCGATGTGATGTTGAAAGAACGAAAAAAACTGATTGTCGTTCCCCGTGAGACCCCATACAGCCTTATTCATCTGCAAAATATGACACGACTGACCGAAGCCGGGGCCATTATTTGTCCGGCAAGTCCGTCATTTTACAGCCGCCCCGAGACACTCGAAGAGGCAGCCTCAACAGTGATTAACCGGGTAATCGACTTGGCCGGGCTCAAAGTCGACAGCTACCGCTGGCCGGGTGCCCCTTCTCATTAGGCACACGCTAACGTAGCAATACTCACTCTAACACCCGGAATTTTCAACAATGGTACACAACAGGCCTCGAGGGTAGCGCCGGTAGTTACCACATCGTCAACTACCAGCAAATGCAGATTTTCCAGCTTTTCCGGTTTTATCGCCTGAAAAATACCTTCTACATTTTCCCACCGGTTGTAACGGCTCTTGCGGGTTTGTGATGAAGTGTGCACATTTCGGATCAGCGCATCGGTTATAACCGGAATGTTTATCGCCTCACTGATCCCATTGGCGATATACTCACTTTGATTGTAACCTCTTTTCTTTTGTTTCTTCGGATGCAAAGGAACTGGTATAACAGCGTCCAGCGTCTCAAACATCGGACTGGAAAACAATTCGAGCCCCAGTTCCCGTCCCAGGACTTTGCCAACCCCTGGTTCCCGTCGGTACTTCATCCGGTGAAACATATGTTGCAATCGGCTGCCTTTTTCAAAATAACAAAGCGAAACAGCATATTCCAGCGGAACACGTCCCCAAAAAACCTGCGCTACTTTGTTATCAGCAAATCGGGCAAATCCTGTTCGGGGAAGATCCGCAAGACAGCGAATACATATCCCCTCCTCACCGTGGACAAGTGGTTCGCCACAGCCGGCACATAATCGGGGAAAGAAAAGTGATATGAAATCGTAGAC
Encoded proteins:
- a CDS encoding UbiX family flavin prenyltransferase — encoded protein: MRKKLVVAITGASGSIYAATLLKKLESIKDQIESCGVVMSTNARDIWSYELGSEPPVLEYPFLKYQKNNFYAPFASGSAGYDAMLIVPCSMGTLGRIAAGVSDDLVTRAADVMLKERKKLIVVPRETPYSLIHLQNMTRLTEAGAIICPASPSFYSRPETLEEAASTVINRVIDLAGLKVDSYRWPGAPSH
- a CDS encoding ComF family protein, whose amino-acid sequence is MSVVYDFISLFFPRLCAGCGEPLVHGEEGICIRCLADLPRTGFARFADNKVAQVFWGRVPLEYAVSLCYFEKGSRLQHMFHRMKYRREPGVGKVLGRELGLELFSSPMFETLDAVIPVPLHPKKQKKRGYNQSEYIANGISEAINIPVITDALIRNVHTSSQTRKSRYNRWENVEGIFQAIKPEKLENLHLLVVDDVVTTGATLEACCVPLLKIPGVRVSIATLACA
- a CDS encoding RNA-binding protein encodes the protein MNIFVAKLSSETTSEDLENLFAHYGEVAYAKVIFDRETGNSKRYGFVEMPNDPEAYEAISELNDSELQGSTIIVKKSAPREGGREERRDFRRDGGNRGGGSGYRREGGNRREGGNRDFNRDGGNRDFNRRSDRRY